In Hymenobacter sublimis, a single genomic region encodes these proteins:
- the gyrA gene encoding DNA gyrase subunit A, which produces MAEGEKIIPINIEDEMRGAYIDYSMSVIISRALPDVRDGLKPVHRRVLYGMSELGVSYNKSYKKSARIVGEVLGKYHPHGDSSVYDTMVRMAQDWSLRYPLVDGQGNFGSIDGDSPAAMRYTEARLKRLADEMLGDLDKETVDFQPNFDDSLEEPSVMPAKFPNLLVNGTTGIAVGMATNMAPHNLTEVVDGISAYLNNPDITIAELMEHVTAPDFPTGGIIYGYEGVKQAFETGRGRVVMRAKAHFETTPTGKEQIVVTEIPYMVNKASMIEKTAALINEKKIEGIADLRDESDRDGLRVVYDLKRDAMPTVVLNNLFKYTQLQSSFGVNNVALVKGRPMTLNLKDLIHYFVEHRADVIVRRTRYELAEAQKRAHILEGLLIALDHLDEVIALIRSSRDGEVARQQLIERFSLSEVQARAILDMRLQRLTGLERDKIVAEYNELMTLIDHLKAVLASDEMQRDIIRQELADIKERYGDARRTAIEYAGGDFSMEDMIADESMVITISREGYIKRTALDEYRTQARGGVGARGAASKQDDFTEHLFVATTHEYLLFFTEAGRVFWLKVYEVPEGGKNTKGRPIQNLIEIPREDNVRSVLNVRGLRDPDYLDNTFLMFCTEQGTVKKTPLEAYSRPRAAGINAITINEGDRLLDVQLLNGNSEVVLASRSGRAVRFPEEKVRSMGRTAAGVRGITLAEEGDDRVVGMVCIDKDSQDELLVVSDNGYGKRSPLEEYRITNRGGKGVRAMKLTDKTGQLVTIKAVSDADDLMIINKSGITIRLRMSDLRSIGRATQGVRLLKISQGDEISSVAKVASEEKEVDPEAEQLDGVVVNDSPDGAGTSPGAPDADLTDLTSPDSISAN; this is translated from the coding sequence ATGGCGGAAGGCGAAAAGATCATTCCGATAAACATTGAAGATGAGATGCGTGGGGCCTACATCGACTACTCGATGTCGGTTATCATCTCCCGGGCTCTGCCCGACGTGCGCGACGGCCTCAAACCCGTGCACCGGCGCGTACTCTACGGCATGTCGGAGCTGGGCGTATCCTACAACAAATCCTATAAGAAGAGCGCCCGTATCGTGGGGGAGGTGCTCGGTAAGTACCACCCCCACGGCGACTCCTCCGTGTACGACACGATGGTGCGCATGGCCCAGGACTGGAGCCTGCGCTACCCCCTCGTCGACGGCCAGGGTAACTTCGGCTCCATTGACGGCGACTCGCCGGCCGCTATGCGCTACACCGAGGCCCGCCTCAAGCGCCTAGCCGACGAAATGCTGGGGGACCTGGACAAGGAAACGGTGGACTTCCAGCCTAACTTCGACGACTCCCTGGAGGAGCCGTCGGTGATGCCCGCTAAGTTTCCGAACCTGCTCGTGAACGGTACCACCGGCATTGCCGTGGGCATGGCCACGAACATGGCCCCGCATAACCTGACGGAGGTAGTGGATGGTATTTCCGCCTACCTCAACAACCCCGACATTACCATTGCCGAGCTGATGGAGCACGTAACGGCTCCTGATTTTCCGACGGGCGGCATCATCTACGGCTACGAAGGAGTTAAGCAGGCGTTTGAAACTGGCCGGGGCCGAGTGGTAATGCGGGCCAAAGCCCACTTCGAAACCACGCCCACGGGCAAGGAGCAGATTGTCGTGACCGAAATTCCCTACATGGTGAACAAGGCCTCGATGATTGAGAAAACGGCCGCCCTCATCAACGAAAAGAAAATCGAGGGCATCGCCGACCTGCGCGACGAGTCGGACCGGGACGGCCTGCGGGTAGTCTATGACCTGAAGCGCGACGCCATGCCGACGGTGGTGCTGAACAACCTGTTCAAGTACACCCAGCTGCAGTCTTCCTTCGGCGTCAACAACGTGGCCTTGGTAAAAGGCCGCCCCATGACCCTAAACCTAAAGGACCTAATTCACTACTTCGTAGAGCACCGCGCCGACGTTATTGTGCGGCGTACGCGCTACGAGCTGGCCGAAGCCCAGAAGCGGGCCCACATCCTGGAAGGTTTGCTCATCGCCCTGGACCACCTGGACGAGGTAATTGCCCTGATTCGTTCGTCCCGCGACGGCGAGGTAGCTCGCCAGCAGCTCATCGAGCGGTTTTCGCTGAGTGAGGTGCAGGCCCGCGCCATTCTGGATATGCGTCTGCAGCGCCTCACGGGCCTGGAGCGCGACAAGATCGTGGCGGAGTACAATGAGCTGATGACGCTTATCGACCATCTGAAAGCCGTGCTGGCCTCCGATGAGATGCAGCGCGACATCATCCGGCAGGAGCTGGCCGACATCAAGGAGCGCTACGGCGATGCCCGCCGCACGGCCATTGAGTACGCCGGCGGCGACTTCTCGATGGAAGACATGATTGCCGACGAGAGCATGGTTATTACCATCTCCCGCGAAGGCTACATCAAGCGCACGGCCCTGGACGAGTACCGGACCCAGGCCCGGGGCGGCGTTGGCGCCCGCGGGGCGGCCTCCAAGCAGGATGACTTCACGGAGCACCTGTTCGTGGCCACTACCCACGAGTACCTGCTGTTCTTTACCGAGGCTGGCCGCGTGTTCTGGCTGAAAGTGTACGAAGTGCCGGAAGGAGGGAAGAACACCAAGGGCCGGCCTATCCAGAACCTGATTGAGATTCCCCGGGAAGACAACGTGCGCTCCGTACTGAACGTACGCGGCCTGCGCGACCCGGACTACCTCGACAACACCTTCCTGATGTTCTGCACCGAGCAGGGCACGGTGAAGAAAACGCCGCTGGAAGCGTATTCGCGCCCCCGGGCCGCGGGTATCAACGCCATTACCATCAACGAGGGCGACCGGCTGCTGGACGTACAGCTGCTCAACGGTAACTCGGAGGTAGTGCTGGCGTCCCGTTCCGGCCGGGCTGTTCGTTTCCCCGAGGAGAAAGTGCGCTCCATGGGCCGTACGGCCGCCGGGGTGCGCGGTATCACGCTAGCGGAAGAAGGTGACGACCGGGTCGTGGGCATGGTGTGCATTGACAAAGACAGCCAGGATGAGCTGCTGGTAGTATCAGACAATGGCTACGGTAAGCGCAGCCCGTTGGAGGAATACCGCATCACGAACCGTGGTGGTAAAGGCGTGCGGGCCATGAAGCTGACGGATAAAACTGGCCAGCTGGTGACCATCAAAGCCGTCAGCGACGCCGATGACCTGATGATCATCAACAAGTCTGGTATCACCATTCGCCTGCGCATGAGCGACTTGCGCAGCATCGGACGGGCCACGCAGGGCGTGCGGCTGCTGAAAATCAGCCAGGGCGACGAAATTTCCTCGGTGGCTAAAGTTGCCTCGGAAGAAAAAGAAGTTGACCCGGAAGCCGAGCAGCTGGATGGGGTGGTAGTGAATGACAGCCCGGATGGCGCCGGAACTTCTCCCGGCGCCCCGGATGCAGACCTAACGGATCTTACTTCCCCGGATTCAATCAGCGCTAATTAA
- a CDS encoding HD domain-containing protein — MPVSPDATDPLVARTADFIRSKFLHEGSGHDWEHIRRVWQVARALAQHTPQADPLVTELGALLHDVADWKFHDGDEEAGPRAARQWLESQQAPENVILAVEKIIREISFKGLGVATPMSTVEGELVQDADRLDAIGAIGVARAFAYGGHKGRPLHDPAVLPLQHDTFESYKQNTAPTINHFYEKLLHLRERLNTPAARQVAQERHAFLEQFLAQFLREWEGQDVGQL, encoded by the coding sequence ATGCCTGTTTCCCCCGATGCTACCGACCCGCTGGTGGCCCGTACCGCCGACTTTATCCGCTCGAAATTCTTGCACGAAGGCTCTGGCCACGACTGGGAGCATATCCGCCGGGTGTGGCAGGTAGCCCGGGCCCTGGCCCAGCACACGCCGCAGGCTGACCCGCTCGTGACGGAGCTCGGGGCCCTGTTGCACGACGTAGCCGACTGGAAGTTTCACGACGGCGATGAGGAAGCCGGGCCCCGGGCCGCGCGCCAGTGGCTGGAAAGCCAACAGGCCCCAGAAAACGTGATTCTTGCCGTAGAGAAAATCATCCGCGAAATCAGCTTTAAAGGCCTCGGCGTGGCTACCCCCATGAGCACGGTGGAGGGCGAGCTGGTGCAGGATGCCGACCGCCTGGATGCCATCGGAGCCATTGGGGTAGCTAGGGCCTTTGCCTACGGGGGCCACAAGGGCCGGCCCCTGCACGACCCCGCGGTTCTACCCCTGCAGCATGATACGTTCGAGAGCTACAAGCAGAATACGGCCCCTACCATCAACCACTTCTACGAGAAGCTGCTGCACCTACGGGAACGGCTGAATACGCCCGCCGCACGGCAGGTAGCCCAGGAGCGGCATGCGTTTTTGGAGCAGTTCTTAGCGCAGTTTTTGCGCGAGTGGGAGGGGCAGGATGTGGGGCAGTTGTAA